The DNA region cgaaatttaaatttttgactGACCGCACAACTTAACTAGCTCAATCTGTTTGGCTCGCTTGGCTTATTGAACCTGTTTAGCTAGCTTAGCATGCATTGACAACCCTATTTGCCTACCTGCCCAACCTATTCTGTCCAATCAATCTGTCTTGCCAATCCAACTGACATAGTTTGTTCACATCCACCTAGTTCCTCCAACTTGTATAACCCGCCTAATGGACCTAAATCAATCACGGTCCTTATCGCGTCCAGTTTGCTCAGTTTACCTTATTTAAAATATCTATTCTAAGTTCCTTAGAGAATTGAATAGAGAGAATACGTATCCATTGAGAATGGAGTTATAAAGCAACTATAGCTAACAAGAATAATTAGGGATCACAATTCCAATGAATTTAGTATTTGAATTTATGTTGTAATAAAAAATGGAATTACTTATTTCTTAGATTTTGATAGTGAATAAATTAACTATTCATATGAACTAGATGTACCGTAAGAGTTTGGGTCAAAATATCGTTGTTCTTCTATTTAGGGGTGTAAACCAGCTAAATTTGGTTGCGTTCAAGCTTATCAATTTACTTATCTAGCTTGTTCAAGTCTCtttattaaaaatcttaaatGAGCTTGAGTCGAGCTTGAGCTTCTTATTGAGCTCAACTggaaagagattttaacataTTGTTTTCCCATTTTAGCATATTAAGATATTTTAAAAACACAAACATTTGTAGAATATTATATCTGATATGTatttgaataaaaataaaaaataagatgaaaattaaaatttagataaTAAATAAACTTATTCATAAATTGTTCACAAGCATTGTTCATGGATGTTAAGGAGCTAAGCTCTCCAGTAGTCAAGcatgtttattttatatattttatactaTCTAACGAACATAAATGGACTCTCATCAAAATTGTTCATGAACATCctattcatttacaaccctaccttACTTCTATGACCAGTGATTagttcttaattaattttaactactTTTAGGGTGATTTGATTTATTTTCAAATCAGGGAAAATACTTTTATTCTTGAAAGGAGAGTTATGAGAATACAAACATTATCTTTTAGAATGTCAAAGGCTTTAAGAATTGTTGATCATCATTCCTCTTATCAACTTTTTGCCATTTTGAGAATATTTAAGTGTTGCTTGATGGTTTTATAATAGTATGCGTGTTGACACCTTTTCTCTCCTGGCCAAGATTGTTGTCTCTTCTCATCTTGACAAGTGTCTTTCATTACTCTCTTTGTCAGCTAGATGCTAAGAACTCCTTCCTTTAAGATAAAGTCAATAAGGAGCTTTATATGAAGCAACTTGTTTGTTGCTTAGGCTACCCAATCTATTGTGCTAGGTGTAGAAATACTTTTATGGGTTAAAACAATCTCTGATGTATTGGTTTAGAGATTTATCTTTTTCTTTCAGTTTGTCATGATTTGTGTATAACAAATCACTCACTATTTCACCTTTGAGTCAAAAAAGCATATCATATAGATGGCGTCATCATCACTAGTGATAATTCATTGGCATCACACAACTGAAATAGTATCTCCATTAGCATTCTTAAACCAAAGACTTGGggatgtttagtattttcttaAATAAAGGTTATTTGCTCAACAGAGACATGCACATATCTCTTAACAAAATCATATGGTTGATATGCCCAAGGAGTTTGATATGCTAGGAACCAATCTAGTTGGCATCCTAATTTATGTCAAATTGATACTAGGACAAGGAGACCATTAACTGATGATATATGGAAGCATGGTTTGAAATTTCTTATTGTGTCAATCGAAATGGTCGAAATATATTGTTTTGTTAAATCACCAAAACTCGATACTTCTCGCTGccaaggttcaaaatctcgagCCGTGTCATAGTTTTAGTCTTTGATTGGAAAGATATTGTTCTTGCATCGTACCGATGCTTCGATTCATGGTGTCGATGACATATTGgagtttgaaggaggaaggagatgaagcaaaggaagaaaacattGTCTGTGTTGAGTGGTATTGAGTTTCGACAATTTATCGGAATGATATGTTTCAATTGTTTCACTTAGCATGATACaagatttaaaaatcattctCGGCACAAACTCCTTCCTATGTTTTATCCCTTCGTCAACTCCAATCCATTACTGACACCGTGTATCGAAACATCGGCATAATACCAAAATAATATGATTCCAGTCAAACGTACAGAAGAGTAGTAGGGAAATTAAATTAACTCGCAGTTACAAGACTTATATCTCATTTGTGGTTAATATGATTAATTAATTCATTGGAGACAACTTCGAGAATTATATGATACCTGGGGATTGGGGAATGCTCCACAGAAAGGTTTTTCAGTTCAGGGCCAAGGTCATCTTTCAGTTATGGAATTTAATTAAACTgaattaaatcatcaattttttttttcattttcaattcacaTATTATTTTAAATGTGGATGATAATGTAGCATAAGATACAAATTGTGAATTGTAAGATTCTAACAGCCCATTAgagaaaaagattttttttttctaagctCCATGCCAGATTCAAGTGGCTACTAGGAACTGGGAGTGTTTTTTTATCTGTAACGTATGATCTATAAGTGGTTCACATGGGAGAAAGACTGGTTGCCTGCCAAATTGCTGGAGCGGGAGAAGAAGGCTCTAAGGACAGGGAAGAATGGAGTTGGCATTAGGGAGGGAAGATTATGGGTCGAGTTAGAAGAGAAGACTTGGTGGCATTCTGTGTAGAGTCAGATGTTTGCCTGGAGGAAGAGAAGTCCCAGCTGTCTATGTAGTGAACTTGGGTTGTCAGGGGAAGATGATAGTATTATGTCGCTTGAATGAGCTGAACGTAGCAAGGGCTTTTTGAGGGATTAACTCTAGGGTATTGTCGTGTAAAGGCATTTCTGATAAACTAGGAATTATAAGTTTGAGGGATAATGCGAGGAATAGTTTAGCTGGACTTGGGGGAAATCATAAATCCATTGAAATTATTTTTCCTCATCATTTGTGTTGCCAAACAAGCACACGAATAGCTATTGCATCATAGCTGATAGGGAACGAAGTAGCCTTTCCTGTCATCCATCCAAACACATCACATTAATTGATTATACTTAGCTACTGTTTGATTCCTAAGAGACATACTCATTTCAGGAAGGTGGCCCAATTGGTCTCATCCAAAATGGCGATATAATCACCATCGATGTGGTGAAACGAAGAATGGACGTTCAGTTGACAGAGGAGCAGTTGGCTGAGAGAAGAAAAAATTGGACTCCACCGCCTCTGAAAGCAACCCGAGGAATTCTCTACAAGGTATTATAGATTCAGGATTGTTTAAACTTTCTTGTCACTTGCCTTTTCAGTCAccttgatttacctcctccatgttggtcTTGAGGCGGGCTGGCGAAAGCgctggggcgagcgtattcgccttttgccacatgattgTTTAAACTTTTAGAGTTGGGAGTCGTGATATTGGTTCGGTCATCCCCTATTTCCTTGATATTTTAGATTTACCCCCTTACCGATTGTCTTTGCTTGCAGTACATCAAGAATGTGCAATCTGCTTCGCGAGGATGTGTAACAGATGAGTAAAGAACTGAGTTTTCTCCTTTGCGTCTACAATTCAACCTAGCAAGTTACCTTCCAAGATATGTCTTGTATTCTCAGATTTTGTAGTGTGATTGTGCACGTTTTGGATCTTGTTTTAGCTCTGTCAATTTGATTCTTGAAAATAAATCTTCCGGAATATTTGCTTATGGGTCTCAAAATGTTGAAGTTTGAAATAATGTGAGATAGAATTCAGTTTTGTGCTGGTGGATCATCTGTAAGATCCAGCAAGCACTCTATGTTTTTATGGTACTCAGGCTCAAACTTGGACAATTAACACTCGGGCGATTGAGATACTCGGTACTCAGGCTCAAACTTGGGCAATTGTTCGGCACCCGCAACCCACACAGGCTCGGACAATTGACCCGCAGTGTCGAGATTGGTTGAATGATGTAGACACGTGCCACTGATCTGGCATAGGCTAGATACCGACggtattaaataatattatatggATTTCAACCCTTACTTTAGCTTAATTTCCATTAATTTACAATGGGGCATATGTCCCTTAATTTAGCTTGAAACATTATTGTCAGATTTTCTTAATTTAGcttgattttctttaatttattattagaATAAAAGATGATATTACTCATTTAGTATCATCGATTCCATgagaaaatacaaataaataaattaaaaattattttattctaGTATATTATCTAACGAGATATTTTTATATACGTGTCAATCCGTGGGCTTGATTTCCCTTAATTTACAAAGGATGCCCAAGGATATTTGAGGTTGCCTTAGCGTGCAATGCAGTCATAAATAATTGAATAGTAACTCAATAAGCACACTCAACTGCTCTTCCAAATAAAACATCATAAATTAAATACGCACCTTTTTATTAAAATtagtataataaaaaaatatcctatcatatatatatatatatatatatatatatatatatatatatatatatatatatattggaacTAAATGACCTCCTCATATTTTAATAGTTATAACTGGCAATATCAACACATGTGTTCATATTATAAATGGAATCCTAATGTATAGGTTACAAAAAGAGTAGTTATAGGTCATAGTTATTACCAGAATGATTGATATAACAAGGGATAATTCTTATCGTTAGACTGCGGTGCAACAGACGCTCAGATAGTGTCTTAAATATTCATAATTTGAATCTCAATTACAatgtaatataaaatatttttctattatgaaataaaaaatctaaaatattgACTGCTAATTGAGGAGGCTCAcgtttcaaatttatttgatgacCGGTCTGTGATTGATATATCtggagtaaaaaaataaaaataataataataataataataataatatatatatatatatatatatatatatatatatatatatatatatctttgattaaaataaaataaaagtagtGTTTAAAGTTGGGTCCGCTTCTCGCGGGACGACTGATAAATTGAGGAAGGAAAAGGCGAGAGTTTTCCTGCAAGCAATGGCTTCTCCAACATACGCCTCCACAGCTCAGATCCTTCTCTCCCTATAAATTCCCCTTTCGCATTGCCTTCCTCCTCACCAAAGATGgctcctttcttcctcttcttggccCTCTTCGCCGCATCGGCGAACCTCCCTTCCTTCGCCCTCGCCGATGCCGCTTTGGCGATGCCTCAACAGCTCGATTTGCCCTCTCACGCGACCTTCCCTGGCCCGCAGGCCGAGAGGCTTATCCGCGCGTTCAACCTCCTCCCGAAAGAGAGTTCCTCCCTCGGAGGTCGTCATCCTGGCGGCCTCGAGCTCGCCCACGGGAGACTCGTGGAGAAGCGGTTCAGCCTGCCGGGATTGTCTTCTGAGGATCCGTCCGTCGACGTGCTCGGCCACCACGCTGGCTACTACGCTCTCCCGCATTCCCACGCCGCAAGgtgagggtttttttttttttttttcccttctccctttgcCCTCAGGGGTTTTGCTGTTCGTTTCGGATTCACTGTTTGATTGTTGATGCGAAGTTGGGTTGGATTAAAGCGTTGTGTAATGCATTAGTAAAgctgtgattttttattttatttttttttctttacgagTTTTCTATGATTTAGGGGCATTGCTTTTCATTGTGCTCCGGTTCTTCCTGATGCCTGATACGATAATGTCCTAATGATTCTTTTGATCGATCTGCTGTAGGATGTTCTACTTGTTCTTTGAATCGAGGCATCACAAGGACGATCCAGTTGTTATCTGGTTGACTGGAGGGCCTGGTTGCAGCAGTGAATTGGCCATTTTCTACGAGAATGGTCCATTTAGTGTTGCCAAAAACATGTCCCTTGTATGGAATGACTTTGGGTGGGATAAGGTATAGTTTCCTTTTCACCTTGTAATTATTTGGTTAAGTGGATTGTCACATAAATTCCATACTTTATTTTCTGTTATGCTTTAGAGGCAATCATATTCAACCGGTTTATGTCTTATGAAAATTTCTCGAGCCATCACCTTTAAGCCCAAACAATCTATGCCTGAAAGTAAAGTTGCAGCAAGAAATATATAAGCTGCAATATCCCAAAGCTCATTTCGTATCTCCAGTTGAATACCTTATAACATTACAAAGATGGATGGTTTCTTTCTGTTTgctattttatttgttttgatgatcaaTTCTACAGGTATCCAACCTTTTATATGTCGATCAACCAACTGGAACCGGTTTCAGCTATACCACAGACAAACGTGACATTCGACATGATGAGGCTGGAGTCAGCAATGACCTATATGATTTTCTTCAGGTAATCAAGTTGTACTCGAAAGCATTTGCAAAAAATTCATGCATTTTCATCATAGACAAATACAATTGTTAAGCTGTTTTGTGGCAGATGATTCTCATTCCTTTTTCTCATCCAAAAACTTTGAAGTTGAGGAATTCAGGAGAATTCTATCCTTTTATTTCAAACATACATTTTGAAATAATAGAGAAAACATAGCATTCAAGTATAATATATGGTTGCCATTCCAGATTTTCCTTGTCAAATAGGACAATAATATGACTTGGAACCAGAAATTTGCGATCCTTTATCTAGAATCATCGACCTAGTAGTTATTGACATTCCGTGCAGTTTGATTTTTCTTTCAATTAACATGaatctttattaaaataaatgatCAATCCTATTGAGTCGATAGAAGTGATTGAACACTGAAAGAAACAACTACAAGACACATGATTCTGTCATTTCTATGATCTCTATCTTTCTTATCTGGAAGTTAATATTAATAATGTCACTTGATGATCTCAGATTTTCTTTCTAGAAGTTAATATTAGTTATGTCACTTTATGATCTCAGGTTTTCTTTAAGGAGCACCCTGAATATGTGAACAATGACTTCTATATAACTGGAGAATCATATGCTGGACACTATATCCCTGCACTTGCAAGCAGAATTCACCGTGGAAACAAAGCCTGTGAAGGCATTCGCATTAACTTGAAGGTGGTTCACTTTTCAAGTTTAGGTCTTGTCCTTCGAGAGAAATAGTTTAGGTCTTGTTCATTGCACACCTATCGTCTTTCACAAACTTCTGACTGAACGAGCAATATGGCAGGGCTTTGCTATAGGCAATGGGCTTACTGACCCTGAAATACAATACAAAGCATACACGGATTATGCATTAGATAATGGTTTAATACAAAAATCGGACTATGATCGGATCAACAAGATCTATCCTGCATGCCAACTAGCAATTAAACTTTGCGGTAACTATTCCTATCTTGCATTTTAggattttgaaatatttattcGGTTACCTCTAGAATCAATATTTCACTTTTGGATTGAACATTCACAATattgtttaaaaagaaaaaaattttgaaCTCAACTTGCGTTGCATCTCATTTATCCTCATCGTATCAAATCACAAGTTATTTTCAAAGTGCATACCATTTGTAAATCTATGTTATTATTAGCCTATCTCGAGAAGTATTTTCACTATGTACTGTCAATACTATCTATAACCCAACGGTTAGAAC from Zingiber officinale cultivar Zhangliang chromosome 4B, Zo_v1.1, whole genome shotgun sequence includes:
- the LOC121974980 gene encoding serine carboxypeptidase-like produces the protein MAPFFLFLALFAASANLPSFALADAALAMPQQLDLPSHATFPGPQAERLIRAFNLLPKESSSLGGRHPGGLELAHGRLVEKRFSLPGLSSEDPSVDVLGHHAGYYALPHSHAARMFYLFFESRHHKDDPVVIWLTGGPGCSSELAIFYENGPFSVAKNMSLVWNDFGWDKVSNLLYVDQPTGTGFSYTTDKRDIRHDEAGVSNDLYDFLQVFFKEHPEYVNNDFYITGESYAGHYIPALASRIHRGNKACEGIRINLKGFAIGNGLTDPEIQYKAYTDYALDNGLIQKSDYDRINKIYPACQLAIKLCGTSGTTSCLVSYVVCNSIFNSIMNIIGQVNYYDIRKQCEGSLCYDFSNMEKFLNEKSVRDALGVGDIEFVSCSTTVYQAMMVDWMRNLEVGIPALLEDGIKLLVYAGEYDLICNWLGNSRWVHNMEWSGRQEFVSSPEVPFLLDGAESGILKTHGPLSFLKVHDAGHMVPMDQPKAALEMLRRWTHGQLVDSLDSSLHGAM